CGCTCGGGTGCGTGGCGATGACGCGGTTGGCCGGGTCCGTGAGATCCGCCACGGGGACGGCGAAGACCCGCGCGGTCTCGGCGAGATCGACGGCGCCGACCGGGCTGGGGGTGTGCCACCAGCCGAGGACCGGGGTCACCACGAACTCGCTCACCGGGATGTAGAGCTTCGGCAGCACGCCGAAGAGCTGGACCCCGGCCGGGTCGAGACCGGTCTCCTCCTCGGCCTCCCGCAGCGCGGCGCGCAGCGGTCCGGTCGTCGCCGGATCGCCGTCCTCGGGGTCGAGGGCGCCGCCGGGGAAGGAGGCCTGTCCGGCGTGCGAGCGCAGGGTGCTGGCGCGCTCCATCAACAGCAGCTCGGGGCCGTACTCGCCCTCGCCGAAGAGGATGAGCACGGCGGACTGCCGGCCCACGCCGTTCTCGGGCGGGAGGAAGCGGCTCAGCTCTTCCGGCGCCACGGTGCGCATGGCGTGCACCACCGGGGCCAGCCACGCGGGCAGGCCTTCGGTGGTGACGGGGATGTCGGTCACGGCTTCGTCGTGGATTCGTGCGGCCTTTTCATGGATTCGTGCGTCATGCGCGATGGGTGCGGGGCGTGCGGTCTGGGTTGTGGGTGCGGTCCGCGTTGTGCGCGCGGTGTCCGCAGTGCGGGCGGCCGTACGTGAGGCCTGTGCGGTCTGTGCGGTCCTTGCTTCATGCGTGTCAGCCCGTGTCATCGGCACCCCCGACGTACAACGCCCGCTGTCGCCCGGATCGTTCCAGCCCGCATACGCCGCAGCCCTTCCTCTCCCGCCCGCCGGCCCGCCGGCGCCCCCGCCGTGCCGGTCTGTCCGGTGATACGGCTCCGGCCCGCCGTGCGCTCACCGCGCGGGCGATCATTCGGCTCCGGCGGGGGTGCCGAGCGGGGGCGCGGGCTTGCCCGGGTAGTCCGGCGGCGGGGAGAGCCGCTGTCCCGGATAGCCGCCCATCTCGTACTTGAGCAGCTTCTTCGCCTTCTCCGGGTCGGTCTCGCCCTCTCCGTAGGAGGGGCAGAGGTGCGCGATCGCGCAGGCGCCGCAGGCGGGTTTACGGGAGTGGCAGACCCGGCGTCCGTGGAAGATGATCCGGTGCGAGAGCATCGTCCACTCGCTCTTGGGGAAGATCGCGGCAATCTCCGTCTCGACCTTCTCCGGGTCCTCCTGGCCGGTCCACTTCCAGCGGCGCACGAGCCGGCCGAAGTGGGTGTCGACAGTGAGGCCGGGGACACCGAAAGCGTTGCCCAACACCACGTTGGCGGTCTTGCGGCCGACGCCGGGCAGACTCACGAGGTCCTTCAGCGTGCCGGGCACCTCGCCGTCGTAATGGTCACGCAGCGCCGTCGAAAGCCCTATGAGCGACCTCGTCTTGGCGCGGAAGAACCCGGTGGGGCGGATGACCTCCTCCAGCTCCTCGGGCACGGCGGCGGCCACGTCCTCCGGGGTCGGGTACTTCGCGAAGAGACCGGGGGTCGTCTGGTTGACGCGCAGGTCCGTCGTCTGGGCCGACAGGACCGTGGCGACGAGCAGCTCGAAGGGGTTGCGGAAGTCCAGCTCCGGGTGGGCGTACGGATAGATGTCCGCCAGCTCGCGGTTTATCCGGCGGGCCCGGCGGACCATCGCCAGGTGCGACTCCGGCTTGGCGCTCTTCGGCCGCTTGGCGCTCGGGGCCCTGGCCGTGGACTCGGCGCTCGCGGATTCGGCGCTCGTGCGTTTTGCGGCTTTTGTGGTTTTTTTCGACTTCGCGGCGACCTGTTCGCCCACAGCGGAATTCTGCTTCGGTGACACTCTTCCAGCTCCCTTGGCCTGCCCTCTCACCGGCGAGTTGGACACCCGGCCAGCCTAGAGCCCTGCACTGACATCCGCCCCGGTCCCCGGCCGATCACCACCCGAATCGGGCCCCGGGGCACGGTCCTGGCGCGCTGTGCGTCAAACTTGTGACTGATCGCACGTTTTCGACAACGGGTGACCGGTACGGAGACAGAGTCGCCTCCGGCCCGAGCCGCCCGTGAACACGCAGCACGTCCGGCATCATGGGATCGATGGTCCCTGAGCAGGTCGACAAGGAGAGATTTCGTGGACGACGTTCTACGACGCGCCCCGCTCTTCGCGGCGCTCGACGACGAGCAGGCCGCGGAGCTCCGCGCCTCGATGAGTGAGACGACGCTCGCCCGTGGCGACGCGCTGTTCCACGAAGGCGACCCCGGTGACCGCCTCTATGTGGTCACCGAGGGCAAGGTCAAACTGCACCGCACGTCCCCCGACGGCCGGGAGAACATGCTGGCCGTCCTCGGTCCCGGCGAACTGATCGGCGAGCTGTCGCTCTTCGACCCGGGCCCGCGCACCGCCACCGCGAGCGCCCTCACCGAGGTCAAGCTCCTCGGCCTGGGCCACGGCGACCTCCAGCCCTGGCTGAACGCCCGCCCCGAGGTGGCCACCGCGCTGCTGCGCGCCGTCGCCCGGCGCCTGCGCAAGACGAACGACCAGATGTCCGACCTGGTCTTCTCCGACGTACCGGGCCGGGTCGCCCGTGCGCTTCTCGACCTGTCGCGCCGCTTCGGCGTGCAGTCGGAGGAAGGCATCCACGTCGTGCACGACCTGACGCAGGAGGAGCTGGCCCAGTTGGTCGGCGCGTCCCGCGAGACGGTCAACAAGGCGCTCGCCGACTTCGCCCAGCGCGGCTGGCTGCGTCTGGAGGCCCGCGCGGTGATCCTGCTGGACGTCGAACGCCTCGCGAAGCGCTCGCGCTGACCCGGACGCACACACGCGACGCACACGCGCCACGCACCGCCCGACGCGCACGCCCGACACGCGGAAGCCAGGACCGCATCGGCAAGGCCGCCCCGCTCCCCGAGCCGGGCGGCCTTCCGCATGCCCCGCGCCCCTCCCCCAGGGCTGCCCTACGCCCCCCCCAGGCGTCCTACAGCCCGGTGATCAGCCCGTGCTCGCGCAGGTACTCCAGCTGCGCCCGCACCGACAGCTCCGCCGCCGGCCACAGGGACCGGTCCACGCCGCTGCCTCCGTACACATGCGCCACGATCTCCGCCGCCGAGCGGTACCCGTCCTCCACCGCCGTCTCGACCTGCGCGAGGCGGCTCGCGCGGTGCGCGAGGTAGTACTCGACCGCGCCCTGCGCGTCCTCCAGTACGGGGCCGTGGCCCGGCAGCACCGTATGGACGCCGTCGTCGACCGTCAGCGAGCGCAGCCGCCGCAGCGAGTCGACGTAGTCGCCGAGCCTGCCGTCCGGGTGGGCCACCATCGTCGTGCCGCGGCCGAGGATCGTGTCGCCCGTCAGCACCGCGCGGTCGGCGGGCAGATGGAAACAGAGCGAGTCGGAGGTGTGCCCGGGGGTCGCCACGACGCGCAGCTCAAGCCCGCCCTCGGTGACGACGTCACCGGCCGCCAGCCCCTCGTCACCGAGGCGCAGGGCCGGGTCCAGGGCCCTTACGGGCGTACGCGTCAGCTCGGCGAAGCGCGCCGCGCCCTCCGCGTGGTCCGGGTGGCCGTGGGTGAGCAGGGTCAGCGCGACGCGCTTGCCGGCCTCCTCGGCCGTGGCGACGACCGTCCGCAGATGCGTCTCGTCGAGCGGGCCGGGATCGATCACGACCGCGAGCGCGGAGTCCGGCTCGGAGAGGATCCAGGTGTTCGTGCCGTCGAGGGTCATCGCGGACGCGTTGGGCGCGAGCACGTTGACCGCGCGGGCCGTCGCTACGCCCGACAGGACGCCTCCGCGCGGCTGTCCCGGCAGGGCCGTCGCGTCCGTCATCGGTCCCCACCCGCCAGCGGCACGCGCTTGGTGAACTCGTCCTGGCCCGGCCAGCTGAGCACCACCTCGTCACCCTCCACCCTCGGTCTGGCCAGCACGGGCGCGAGGTCCCGCCCCACGGCGGCTGCGAGGGCCTCGGCCGCGGAGCCGTACATCTGTAGTTCGCGCAGGGTCGCCACGGTGGGGGGCATCATCAGCAGTTCGCCCTTGTCGTATCCGAGTGCCGCGTCGGCGGGCCGGATCCACACCGTGTGGTCGGCCTCCGTAGAAGCGTTGCGCGTACGCTGCCCGGCCGGCAGCGCGGCCACGAAGAACCAGGTGTCGTACCGCTTGGGCTCGAACTCCGGGGTGATCCACCGGGTCCAGGCCGCCAGCAGATCGCTGCGCAGCGTCAGGCCGCGCCGGTCCAGGAACTCCGCGAAGGACAGCTCACGGTCGACAAGGGCGGCCCGGTCGGCCTCCCAGTCGTCCCCCGTGGTGTCGCCGACGACGGTCCCGGCCGTCTCCCCCGCGAGCAGGACCCCGGCCTCCTCGTACGTCTCGCGCACCGCCGCGCAGACGACGGCCTGCGCGGACGCGGCGTCCACGCCGAGCAGCCGGGCCCACACGTCGCGCCCCGGCCCCGCCCAGCGGACGAGCCGGTCGTCGTCGCGCGGGTCGACGCCGCCGCCCGGATACGCGTAGGCACCTCCGGCGAAAGCCATGGAGGTGCGTCGGCGCAGCATATGTACGGAGGGTCCGGGGGATCCGTCGACGGCGTCGCGCAGCAGCATCACCGTCGCGGCCCGCCGTGCGGGAGCGACGCTGAGCTCGCCCTGGGCGAGCGCGCGGATGCGGCCGGACCACTCGGGCGGGAACCACTGACCATTGGGCATGCCGGGATGCTACGGGCTTCCCGGGCGATGTTCGAGAGCCACTTTCCCGGGGTCCGGGGACCCCGGGACGGCGTGACGACAGCCGGCCGGCGAGAACCGGCCCGGCCGGCCCGGCCGCGCGGACGCGTCAGCCGCTCAGTCCGCGGCCACTTCCACCTGGATCTCGATCTCGACGGGGGCGTCCAGCGGCAGGACGGCGACGCCCACCGCGCTGCGCGCGTGCACGCCCTTGTCACCGAAGACCTTCCCGAACAGCTCGCTCGCCCCGTTGAGGACGGCCGGCTGGCCCGTGAAGTCCGGGGCGGAGGCGACGAACCCGACGACCTTCACGACGCGCTCCACGCGGTCCAGGTCGCCGATGACGGACTTCACGGCGGCCAGCGCGTTCAGCGCGCAGATCCGGGCGAGGTCCTTGGCCTCCTCCGCCGTCACCTCGGCGCCGACCTTGCCGGTCAGCGGAAGCTCACCGTCCACCATCGGGAGCTGCCCCGCCGTGTAGACGTACGCCCCCGTCCGTACGGCGGGCTGATACGCCGCCAGAGGCGGTACGACCTGCGGAACGGTCAGCCCCAGTTCAGCGAGGGCCGCCTCGGCCACGCCGCTCACGCGGACTTCTCTCGCTTCAGATAGGCCACCAGCTGCTCGGGGTTGTTCGGCCCCGGAACGACCTGGACCAGTTCCCAGCCGTCCTCGCCCCAGGTGTCCAGAATCTGCTTCGTCGCGTGCACGAGAAGAGGCACCGTCGCGTATTCCCACTTCGTCATGGGCCCGACTGTATCGGCACTGTGCCACGACCTCGTACGGAGCCCGACGAGGATCTCGTACGGAGCCTCCGGACGACCACGTGCGTAGCCCGGTGCCCGACTGGTTAGGCTCGAATGTGTGAGCAGGTTCCAGGTCGTCAGCGGCAAGGGCGGGACCGGTAAGACCACGGTCGCCGCGGCCCTCGCGCTCGCCCTCGCGACGGAGGGCAAGCGCACCCTCCTTGTGGAGGTCGAGGGCAGACAGGGCATCGCACAGCTCTTCGAAACGGAGGCGCTTCCTTACGAGGAACGAAAGATCGCCGTCGCCCCGGGCGGCGGCGAGGTGTACGCGCTGGCCATAGACGCCGAGCGGGCGCTTCTCGACTACCTCCAGATGTTCTACAAGCTCGGCAGCGCGGGCCGCGCCCTGAAGAAGATCGGCGCCATCGACTTCGCCACCACCATCGCGCCGGGCGTCCGGGACGTCCTGCTGACCGGCAAGGCGTGCGAGGCCGTTCGCCGCCGGGACAAGCGGGGCCGGTTCAGTTACGACTACGTGGTGATGGACGCGCCGCCCACCGGCCGCATCACGCGCTTCCTGAACGTGAACGACGAGGTGGCCGGGCTTGCGAAGATAGGGCCGATATACAACCAGGCGCAGGCCGTCATGCGGGTGCTCAAGTCGCCCGGGACCGCCGTGCATCTGGTGACCCTTCTTGAGGAGATGCCGGTCCAGGAGACCGCCGACGGCATCGGCGAGCTGCGCGGCGCCGAACTGCCCGTCGGCAAGGTGATCGTGAACATGGTGCGCCCGCACGTCCTCGATGAGGAGGCGGTCAACGGCGTGGCGGGCGACCGTCGTAAGGAGGTCACCAAGGCGCTCGCGGCGGCCGGGGTGAGCGCGCCCACGAAGCTCGTTGGACCCCTCCTGCAGCAGGCCGCCGAGCACGCCCAGCGCGTGGAGCTGGAGCGCGAGCAGCGCGCCCTCCTCGCGAAGCTCGGGCTGCCTACGTACGAACTCCCCCTGATCGGCGAGGGCATGGACCTCGCCGGTCTGTACCGCCTGGCGGGGGAGCTACGGAATCTTGGGGAGGCCTGATGACTCTGGACCCGGCGGCTGCCCCGCTCGAAGTCGATCCGCTGCTCGACGACCCCGAGACGCGCATCATCGTGTGCTGCGGCTCCGGCGGCGTCGGCAAGACGACGACGGCGGCGGCTCTCGGCGTACGGGCGGCGGAGCGTGGCCGCAAGGTGGTCGTGCTGACCATCGACCCGGCCCGCAGGCTCGCCCAGTCCATGGGCATCGACTCTCTCGACAACACCCCCCGGCAGGTCAAGGGCATCGAGGGCGCGGGCGAACTGCACGCGATGATGCTCGACATGAAGCGCACCTTCGACGAGATCGTCGAGGCGCACGCGGACCAGGACCGGGCGCGCGCCATCCTGGAGAACCCCTTCTACCAGTCCCTGTCGGCCGGTTTCGCGGGCACGCAGGAGTACATGGCGATGGAGAAGCTGGGGCAGCTGCGGGCCCGCGACGAGTGGGACCTGATCGTCGTCGACACCCCGCCGTCGCGCTCCGCGCTCGACTTCCTGGACGCGCCGAAGCGGCTGGGTTCGTTCCTGGACGGGAAGTTCATCCGGCTGCTGATGGCGCCGGCGAAGATGGGCGGCCGGGCGGGGATGAAGTTCCTGAACGTCGGGATGTCGATGATGACCGGCACACTCGGGAAGCTGCTCGGCGGCCAATTCCTGCGTGACGTACAGACGTTCGTGGCCGCGATGGACACGATGTTCGGCGGATTCCGTACGCGCGCGGACGCGACGTACCGGCTGCTCCAGGCGCCCGGCACGGCCTTCCTGGTGGTCGCGGCGCCGGAGCGGGACGCGCTGCGCGAGGCGGCGTACTTCGTGGAGCGGCTGGCCGCCGAGGGGATGCCGCTCGCGGGTCTGGTCCTCAACAGGGTGCACGGCAGCGGCGCCGCGCGGCTGTCGGCCGAGCGGGCGCGGGCCGCCGCGGAAAATCTTGAAGAGGGCCGCATTGTGGATCAGGCCGGCGGGAAGAATGGTGTGCGTGAGGCCGCCGCCCCCGCGGGCTCCTCTCCCGAAACCGCCCTGGCACCGCAGGACCCACAGGCACCGCAAAACCCACAGACATCGCAGGACCCCGCCCCCCAGGCATCCGAACTCCCGCACCAGGAACCGGAATCAGCGACACCCGAACCGCCGTCGGTGAATCAGCTGACGGCCGGTCTGCTGCGCCTGCACGCCGAGCGTATGCAGGTGCTCAAGCGTGAGCAGCGCACCCGCGACCGTTTCACCGCGCTCCACCCGGAGGTGCCGGTGGCCGAGGTGGCGGCACTGCCCGGCGACGTGCACGACCTCGCCGGGCTCCGGACCATCGGTGAACGCCTCGCGGGCGGGAGCACGGCGACCGGGGCCGCGTGACCGACGGGTGTGGGGCGCCCCGCCAGGGCGTGCTCCGCGCATGCGCGCGGTGCCTGGTGCTTCCTGCCGCCTGCTTGGTACGTGGTGCTTGCTGCGTGGTGCGTGCCGGTTTCGCGCTTGCCTGCCGTACGGCGGCCTACCCCACCGCCGCCCACGTGTCGTCGATGACGTCGGCGTAATGGCGTGAGCCGTACGTCTCGTCGTCGTCCTCAAGGCCGGCGGGCAGAATGCCCGCGCTGCGCTCGTACTCGGTGCGTGCGGTTTCGAGCAGCCGTCGCCATGAGGTGACAGTGGGGCGTCTGCGCAGCAATGCGCGCCGCTCCCGCTCGGTCATTCCGCCCCACACGCCGAATTCGACGCGGTTGTCCAGCGCGTCGGCCAGGCACTCCGTCCGCACCGGGCATCCGGTGCACACCGCCTTGGCCCTGTTCTGCGCTGCGCCCTGTACGAACAATTCATCCGGATCGGTAGTGCGGCATGCTGCTTGCGCACTCCAGTCGGTTACCCAGCCCATCGCGGCGCCGTCCTCTCCCGAATCGAGGCTCCCCCACGGCGGAAGCGGCATATTCACCGCTGCCAGTTGAGGACGTTACGGAAGGTGGGCACAGCACAACACCCCCTTCGGGCCCAATCTTGAATGGCCCGAACGGACTATGCGTACGCGGCAGATCACCCAGGGGAGTGACCCAGAGACATGAGCGACGAACCCGACAAGTCGGGTCAACTCTCCTGAGTAGCAACGGACGCCAGAGGACGTACCGGGCGGAATCGGACGGGACTTCCGACGCTTTACGGTTAGCCGGATGTTCACGTCGGTGACTTGATACGAAACCGCACTGCTGTGACAGTTGAGTTCAGCTTAGGCCAGAGCCTTTGTGCGTGTCCGGCGAATGAGAACGTAGGCTGCTGTCATGCCAAAGAAGCGCTCGGGCGGCGGTCTGACCGGGACCCAGCAGGCCGCCAAGTTCCTCGGTGTCAGTGTGCTCGCGGGAGCCGTACTGGCGGGAATCGCCTTGCCCGCCTTCGGAGTTCTGGGCCTGGCGGCCAAGGGGACCGTCGAGGGATTCGACGAGATCCCGGCCAATCTCAAGACGCCGCCGCTCAGTCAGCGCACCACGATCCTCGACAAGGACGGCGGCCCCATCGCCACCGTCTACTCGCGCGACCGGACCGTGGTCCCTCTCACCGACATCTCGCCCTACATGCAGAAGGCGATCGTCGCGATCGAGGACTCACGCTTCTACGAGCACGGGGCGGTCGACCTCAAGGGCGTTCTGCGGGCGGCCAATCGCAACGCGCAGTCGGGCGGCGTCTCCCAGGGCGCCTCGACCCTCACCCAGCAGTATGTGAAGAACGTCTTCGTGGAAGAAGCCGGCGACGACCCCGACAAGGTCGCCCAGGCCACCCAGCAGACCATCGGCCGCAAGATCCGCGAGCTCAAGTTCGCGATCCAGGTCGAGGAGGAGCTGGGCAAGAAGAAGATCCTTGAGAACTACCTGAACATCACCTTCTTCGGACAGCAGGCGTACGGCATCGAGGCCGCTTCGCACCGCTACTTCTCCAAGTCCGCCAAGGACTTGAAGCTGGAGGAGGCGGCGCTGCTGGCGGGCCTCGTCCAGTCACCGAGCCGGTACGACCCGGTGAACGACCGGGAAGAGGCGACCAAGCGCCGTAACACCGTGATACAGCGCATGGCCGACGTGAAGGACATCTCGCAGGCCGAGGCCGACCGCGCGAAAAACACCGAGATCGCGCTGAAGGTCAGCACACCCAAGAACGGCTGCATCACGGCGGTCAAGGGCGCGGGCTTCTTCTGCGACTACGTACGGAAGGTGTTCCTCACCGACTCCGCCTTCGGCAAGACGCAGGAGGACCGGGCCAAGGTCTGGAACCAGGGCGGGCTGACCATCCGTACGACGCTCGACCCGCAGGCGCAGGAGTCGGCGCAGGAGTCGATCAAGAACCACGTCTACAAGACGGACGAGGTCGCCACGGCGCTGTCGATCGTCGAGCCGGGCACCGGCAAGGTCCTCGCGATGGGCCAGTCGCGGCCGTACGGCGGCGGCAAGAACGAGACGTACATGAACCTCTCCGTCGACGAGGAGATGGGCGGCGGCGCCGGCTACCAGCCGGGCTCGACGTTCAAGCCCATCGTCGCGGCGGCGGCCCTGGAGCAGGGCATCCAGCCGACCCAGTCGTACCCCTCGCCGTACCAGATGGACTACCCGAGCCCGGTGCAGACCTGCAAGGGCCCGTGGACGGACCAGGGCGTCCCGGTCGAGAACGAGAACGAGACCGAGGTCGGCCCGTACGGGATGAAGGAAGCGACCGCCAAGTCGGTCAACACCTACTACGTACAGCTGATCAGCCAGATCGGCGTCTGCCCGGTGACCGAGCTGGCCAGGAAGATGGGCGTCGAGCGGGCCAACGGCAAGCCGATCGACCAGGTCCCGTCGATCACGCTGGGCACGCAGGAGATGTCGCCGCTGACGATGGCGTCCGGCTACGCGACGTTCGCCAACCGCGGCACGTACTGCACCCCGATCGCCATCGAGTCGATCACCGGCCCGAACGGCAAGGAGCTGGACGTCCCGAAGTCGACCTGCTCGCGGGCGATGTCGGAGAAGACGGCCGACACCATAAACACGCTGCTGGAGGGCGTGGTCGAGGACGGTACGGGCCAGGAGGCGGGGCTCGGCAGCAGGCCGAGCGCCGGCAAGACGGGTACGACCGACTTCCGGCTCGCCGCGTGGTTCGTGGGCTACACGCCGAACATGGCGGGCGCGGTGTGGGTCGGTGACCCGCAGCACAAGAAGAAAATGGTGGACATCACCATCGGCGGCCAGTACCACGACAAGGTCTTCGGTGGCGCGGTGCCAGGACCGATCTGGCGCGACGCGATGAGCGGCGCGCTGGACGGCAAGGAGGCGCCCGCCTTCAACACCATCAACATCCCGAACCCGGAGAAGGACAAGGGCGACAGGGACGAGGACCGTGACCGGGACCGCGACAAGCCCGGGAACGACAACGGTGGGAACGGCAACGGCGGTGGCGACAACCGCGGCGACAACGGCGACCAGGACCCGGGCAACGGCGACAGCGACGGGGACAATCCGTTCCCGGGCTTCCCGGGGACGTTCGGCTAGGAAGTAGCAGAGGAAGGGGGGCCGCGACGATCAGGATTCGTCGGGCCCCCCTTCTTCATGCCTTCTTCTTCATGCCTTCAGGCTTTTCATGTCCTTCAGGCTGAGGCCAGTCTCTGCTTGACGGCGGCGGCGACCCGGCCGCCCTCCGCCCGCCCGGCGACCTTCGGCCCGACGATCTTCATGACGGCGCCCATGGCGCGCGGCCCCTCGGCGCCGGCGGCCTTCGCCTCGCCCACGGCCTGCGCGACGATCTCGCCGAGCTCGTCGTCGGTGAGCTGCTGCGGCAGATACGCGTCGAGCAGTACGCCCTCGGCCTTCTCCCGCTCGGCCTGCTCGGCGCGCCCGCCCTGCGCGAAGGCCTCGGCCGCCTCGCGGCGCTTCTTGGCCTCCTTGGCGATCACCTTCTGCACCTCGTCGTCGGAGAGCTCGCGCGCCGCCTTGCCGGAGACCTCTTCCTTGGAGATCGCGGCGAGGGTCAGCCGGAGGGTGGCGGAGCGCAGCTCGTCGCGTGCCTTGATCGCGGCGATGAGGTCGTCGTGCAGCGTGGACTTGAGCGTGGTCATACGGACAGTGTGTCAGGTACGCCCCAGGACGCGCCGTCCGGTTTTCCGGGCCGCCGGGGTGTGCCCGGCAGGGCGGCCCGAGTCTGCGACGATGACACCATGCGCGCACGCTACGGAGTCCCCCTGAAAGTCACCGCAGGAATCGCGGCCGTCGGCGTGGCCGGCATCGCCTACGCCGCCGGTTTCGAGGCCCGCTCCTTCCGGCTGCGACGGGTCTCCGTACCCGTACTTCCGGAGGGCATGCGACCGTTGCGGATCCTCCAGGTCTCGGACATCCATATGGTCCGCGGCCAGCGCAAGAAGCAGCGCTGGCTCCGCTCGCTGGCCGGCCTGCGCCCCGACTTCGTGGTGAACACCGGCGACAACCTCTCCGACCAGGAGGGCGTACCGGAGGTGCTCGACGCGCTGGGCCCGCTGATGGAGTTCCCGGGCGTCTACGTCTTCGGCTCCAACGACTACTACGGCCCCGCGCTGCGCAACCCGGCGCGCTA
The nucleotide sequence above comes from Streptomyces sp. NBC_01716. Encoded proteins:
- a CDS encoding MBL fold metallo-hydrolase, giving the protein MTDATALPGQPRGGVLSGVATARAVNVLAPNASAMTLDGTNTWILSEPDSALAVVIDPGPLDETHLRTVVATAEEAGKRVALTLLTHGHPDHAEGAARFAELTRTPVRALDPALRLGDEGLAAGDVVTEGGLELRVVATPGHTSDSLCFHLPADRAVLTGDTILGRGTTMVAHPDGRLGDYVDSLRRLRSLTVDDGVHTVLPGHGPVLEDAQGAVEYYLAHRASRLAQVETAVEDGYRSAAEIVAHVYGGSGVDRSLWPAAELSVRAQLEYLREHGLITGL
- a CDS encoding ArsA-related P-loop ATPase, whose protein sequence is MTLDPAAAPLEVDPLLDDPETRIIVCCGSGGVGKTTTAAALGVRAAERGRKVVVLTIDPARRLAQSMGIDSLDNTPRQVKGIEGAGELHAMMLDMKRTFDEIVEAHADQDRARAILENPFYQSLSAGFAGTQEYMAMEKLGQLRARDEWDLIVVDTPPSRSALDFLDAPKRLGSFLDGKFIRLLMAPAKMGGRAGMKFLNVGMSMMTGTLGKLLGGQFLRDVQTFVAAMDTMFGGFRTRADATYRLLQAPGTAFLVVAAPERDALREAAYFVERLAAEGMPLAGLVLNRVHGSGAARLSAERARAAAENLEEGRIVDQAGGKNGVREAAAPAGSSPETALAPQDPQAPQNPQTSQDPAPQASELPHQEPESATPEPPSVNQLTAGLLRLHAERMQVLKREQRTRDRFTALHPEVPVAEVAALPGDVHDLAGLRTIGERLAGGSTATGAA
- a CDS encoding RidA family protein — protein: MSGVAEAALAELGLTVPQVVPPLAAYQPAVRTGAYVYTAGQLPMVDGELPLTGKVGAEVTAEEAKDLARICALNALAAVKSVIGDLDRVERVVKVVGFVASAPDFTGQPAVLNGASELFGKVFGDKGVHARSAVGVAVLPLDAPVEIEIQVEVAAD
- a CDS encoding Crp/Fnr family transcriptional regulator, with product MDDVLRRAPLFAALDDEQAAELRASMSETTLARGDALFHEGDPGDRLYVVTEGKVKLHRTSPDGRENMLAVLGPGELIGELSLFDPGPRTATASALTEVKLLGLGHGDLQPWLNARPEVATALLRAVARRLRKTNDQMSDLVFSDVPGRVARALLDLSRRFGVQSEEGIHVVHDLTQEELAQLVGASRETVNKALADFAQRGWLRLEARAVILLDVERLAKRSR
- a CDS encoding ArsA family ATPase, encoding MSRFQVVSGKGGTGKTTVAAALALALATEGKRTLLVEVEGRQGIAQLFETEALPYEERKIAVAPGGGEVYALAIDAERALLDYLQMFYKLGSAGRALKKIGAIDFATTIAPGVRDVLLTGKACEAVRRRDKRGRFSYDYVVMDAPPTGRITRFLNVNDEVAGLAKIGPIYNQAQAVMRVLKSPGTAVHLVTLLEEMPVQETADGIGELRGAELPVGKVIVNMVRPHVLDEEAVNGVAGDRRKEVTKALAAAGVSAPTKLVGPLLQQAAEHAQRVELEREQRALLAKLGLPTYELPLIGEGMDLAGLYRLAGELRNLGEA
- a CDS encoding DUF4177 domain-containing protein, with the translated sequence MTKWEYATVPLLVHATKQILDTWGEDGWELVQVVPGPNNPEQLVAYLKREKSA
- a CDS encoding NUDIX hydrolase, translated to MRTVAPEELSRFLPPENGVGRQSAVLILFGEGEYGPELLLMERASTLRSHAGQASFPGGALDPEDGDPATTGPLRAALREAEEETGLDPAGVQLFGVLPKLYIPVSEFVVTPVLGWWHTPSPVGAVDLAETARVFAVPVADLTDPANRVIATHPSGIHSPAFTVASALVWGFTAGVIDRILHFSGWERPWDRSKEVPLDGRS
- the nth gene encoding endonuclease III — its product is MGEQVAAKSKKTTKAAKRTSAESASAESTARAPSAKRPKSAKPESHLAMVRRARRINRELADIYPYAHPELDFRNPFELLVATVLSAQTTDLRVNQTTPGLFAKYPTPEDVAAAVPEELEEVIRPTGFFRAKTRSLIGLSTALRDHYDGEVPGTLKDLVSLPGVGRKTANVVLGNAFGVPGLTVDTHFGRLVRRWKWTGQEDPEKVETEIAAIFPKSEWTMLSHRIIFHGRRVCHSRKPACGACAIAHLCPSYGEGETDPEKAKKLLKYEMGGYPGQRLSPPPDYPGKPAPPLGTPAGAE
- a CDS encoding NUDIX hydrolase, whose amino-acid sequence is MPNGQWFPPEWSGRIRALAQGELSVAPARRAATVMLLRDAVDGSPGPSVHMLRRRTSMAFAGGAYAYPGGGVDPRDDDRLVRWAGPGRDVWARLLGVDAASAQAVVCAAVRETYEEAGVLLAGETAGTVVGDTTGDDWEADRAALVDRELSFAEFLDRRGLTLRSDLLAAWTRWITPEFEPKRYDTWFFVAALPAGQRTRNASTEADHTVWIRPADAALGYDKGELLMMPPTVATLRELQMYGSAAEALAAAVGRDLAPVLARPRVEGDEVVLSWPGQDEFTKRVPLAGGDR
- a CDS encoding WhiB family transcriptional regulator — its product is MGWVTDWSAQAACRTTDPDELFVQGAAQNRAKAVCTGCPVRTECLADALDNRVEFGVWGGMTERERRALLRRRPTVTSWRRLLETARTEYERSAGILPAGLEDDDETYGSRHYADVIDDTWAAVG
- a CDS encoding transglycosylase domain-containing protein; the encoded protein is MPKKRSGGGLTGTQQAAKFLGVSVLAGAVLAGIALPAFGVLGLAAKGTVEGFDEIPANLKTPPLSQRTTILDKDGGPIATVYSRDRTVVPLTDISPYMQKAIVAIEDSRFYEHGAVDLKGVLRAANRNAQSGGVSQGASTLTQQYVKNVFVEEAGDDPDKVAQATQQTIGRKIRELKFAIQVEEELGKKKILENYLNITFFGQQAYGIEAASHRYFSKSAKDLKLEEAALLAGLVQSPSRYDPVNDREEATKRRNTVIQRMADVKDISQAEADRAKNTEIALKVSTPKNGCITAVKGAGFFCDYVRKVFLTDSAFGKTQEDRAKVWNQGGLTIRTTLDPQAQESAQESIKNHVYKTDEVATALSIVEPGTGKVLAMGQSRPYGGGKNETYMNLSVDEEMGGGAGYQPGSTFKPIVAAAALEQGIQPTQSYPSPYQMDYPSPVQTCKGPWTDQGVPVENENETEVGPYGMKEATAKSVNTYYVQLISQIGVCPVTELARKMGVERANGKPIDQVPSITLGTQEMSPLTMASGYATFANRGTYCTPIAIESITGPNGKELDVPKSTCSRAMSEKTADTINTLLEGVVEDGTGQEAGLGSRPSAGKTGTTDFRLAAWFVGYTPNMAGAVWVGDPQHKKKMVDITIGGQYHDKVFGGAVPGPIWRDAMSGALDGKEAPAFNTINIPNPEKDKGDRDEDRDRDRDKPGNDNGGNGNGGGDNRGDNGDQDPGNGDSDGDNPFPGFPGTFG